In the Candidatus Polarisedimenticolia bacterium genome, CTCGCTCGCCGTGCGCTGCAGGTAGGTCAGGAGGCCCTTGATGGCCGCGAGCGTGGCCAGGCTCAAGAAGATCACCAGAAGGAACCGGCGCGGCGGAAGGTCGAGCCCGAAGATACGCAAGGACTCGTGGTGCCGCAGGACGGCATCGATCACCTTCTTCAGGAAGAAGGGAATTGGGACGTCGATGACCGACAGGCTCACGCAGACCAGGAGCGTCGCGCCGAACAGGACGCGGTGGGGCCGGGCGTAGGGCAGGAGGCGCCGGATCTCGGCCCAGGCGCCCCAATCCTTCTCCTGCGGGGACGTGCCGCCGGCGGCGTCGATCATGGCTCGTCCACCTCAGGCCGTCCGGGCGGTGCCGGGCGATGAGACCACGGGCGTGGGCAGAAGGGCGCCGTTCAGTGCGCCGCCGAGGATCATCTCGCCGCTGAGGCACGGAACTCCGGAGGCTTCGCGGGCCTCCTCCATCCCCAGGCGGCTGTTCGCCACAGGACCGGTCACAGCGCCGACGGTGTATCCCCATCGACGCAGCGAGCGCACCCCGCTCTCGCAGGAAGGGCTCTCGGGGGCGGCGTAGAGGACGACATCAACCGTCCCCCGGAATGCCTTGTGCTCGAGAAGAAACCGCGTCTCGCGCTGGAAGATCCCGTCGGCGATCTCGTAGACGATGAAATCCGGCCGCTCCTCAAGCAGGGCCTCGCGCAGGTCCGAGGCAAGCAACAGAAGGTCGGCTGCCGGCAGCTGCGCGGTGGAGGGGTGACCGCCATGGGTGAAATCGAGGACCCGCACTGCCCCGGCGTCTTCCATGATGCCGACGTCCTTTCGGCAGGCGGTCCCCGTGATCTTGGCGGCCGCCACCCGAAGCCCCTGGCCGCTCAGGCTGCGGATGACCTGGGCGGCGGTCGTGGTCTTCCCGGCGTTCATGGAGGCACCGACCACCAGGACCGTCCGCGGCCTCGGAGCGCCAGCCGTGGGGCGGGGTCTGAGGGCGAAGCGCCTCAGATTCAACGCCTTGCCCTCGCCGTCGGCGAGAGTGCCGATCCACTCGAGGCAGGTCGGCTCGATCATCTTCTCGTTCTTGCTCACGACGAGCCCACACGCGCCGCCGATGGCCAGCAGGTGTCCGGTCGCCCCGGAGGCGATCGGTTGGCCTTCGAACTGGTCGGTGGCGTAACGGTAAGCCAGGACCCCGCAAATGACGTCGTGCGGGAAGAGCGTCTGTTTGCGACCGTCCGTCCCCTCGACCTCCTTGTGTCTGCCGATCATCGTCACGCGCGCCAGGACCAGGCGCCCCGGATCCGGGTCCGTGCTCATCGGCACGAGCCCCTTGACCTTCGAGCGATCCACCTGGTGCGTGGAATAGGTCCATTTGATTCTGATGTTTCCAAAGTAATCCATGGTGTCCTCGAGTCCCGCTGGCCGGGCGGAATGCGCCGGCCGGACGTAATGAAGTAGGCCGTATGAATGAATGGAGCCGTCAGACCTGGACGGCCATCAGCGGCAGGTGGGCCATGATCGTCCCTTCGCGAGGGCGAGGGAACGAATGGCAGGGGCCGGATCCGAAGTGGGGAAGGGCATCGGCCGCGTTCGAAATGCGGGCGCCCTCCGGATCGATGTACAGCCGGAGCATCGCCAGAAAATCACCCGACAGACGAATCCTGGGGGGCTCCTGCAAGGTCCAGAACAGGGGTTTGAGCTTCCCGCGCCGGCGCCCTTTCTTCATACGGGAATCGTCGTCCTGTGGATCGGCAGCGGCCTGGACGGTATTCAGATTGGACTCGTCGAGGAGCTCCGCGTTCGATGCCGCATCATCGTCGGCTTGCTTCCGATCGAGCGCCGCGGCCAGCGCCCGCGCCCGCTCGACGCGAAACTGCTCGAGGCGGGCCCGCTCCGCGCGCTCCCTTTCAACCCGGCGCTGCCGGCGCGCGGCGCGGCGCAGGATCTTCCTCCGCTCGGCCGGATCGGAATGATGGCTCCTGAGGTGGTGCTCGCAGGTGGCGTGCCGCCTGTGGGTCCGCTCGGGATCGAGGATGCGTGGCGACGGCATCAGGAAGATGCCGAGGAGAGCATAGCTCATCGTTCGCCGGAACAAATGCACGGCGATACCCCTGAGTGGATGCGGAAAAAGGTACCCCCAGTCTGGCGGGGAGTCAACCCAATAAATGAAACGGATCGGGGCGAAAGTACATAGACGGCGCCAGGTTCAGGCGCTGTCCGTACGGTGGCTCGCCGGTTGGGTCATCTGGTCGCCTTGTTGGCCGCGATCTGGTCCGCGATTCCGCGCGCCGCAACGATCTTCTGCGTGCCGGCGTCGATCCTTTCGGCCACGTTCCGGATCTGGGCCTCGACGGCGCCGGCGTCCCGATCCTTGAGCGCCTGGACGACACCCGGGAACGGCCACGAGGCATAGCCGGTGGTCAGGCCCGGGGCGTAGAGCGGGTGGTGGAACCAGGAGCGGCCCGGCAGGCCTTTCTGGTCGAGGAAGGCCCGCTCGACCTGCACCAGAGCGTCGTTGAGGCGGGCCAACCCGGCGGCGTCGGAGGCGGCCGCCGCGCCTTCCTGAATGCGGTCGAGGGCGGCGTCGAGCTCGCCGGCAGCCGCGGTCAGGCGGTCGATCGCCCGGACGATCGGGGTCAGGTCGGGGACGACGGCCGGCTTCTTGCGCGCTTCGACCGACGCCTGCGACCCCGGCTCGACGGCGCGCGGCTCGCCGTGCGCGGCCGCCCAGACGCGACGATCGCGCACCGCCTCGCGGCGCAGAAGCTCGAGCTCGCGCGCCAGGGCGCGGCCGTAAGGGCCGTATCGCAGGGGGACGATCTCGGCCGCCGCCAGACGCATCGCCAGGAGCCCATACAGGCGCGCCGCGGCCGTGTGGTACAGGAACTCCGGGTCGCCGAAATGCTCCATCCAGAACAGGTTGTCGTAGATGGAATGGTAGACGCCGTAGGGCCCCCCGAAGCTGAAGTCGACGCTGGCGATGCCGGCATGGTGGGTGAAGGCCGTGTAGTCCGACCCTGATCCCAGGGGCTCGAGGTGCAGCTCGAAGCGCGCCTCCTGGCCGGGGAAGGCCGGCTCGCTCCTGGCCCACTCCCGCTCTTTGCGCGATCGCCAGGCTTCGAGAACGCTCCCGCCGTGGCGCGGCTCGGCGACGTCCCCGGCCGCCTCGACGATCAGGTCGCGCAGCGAGGGAATGCCGCTGACCTCGAGGTCGCCGCCGGTGACCGCCGCGTCGAGGTTGACGTAGGCGACGGCGTTCTGCTGCAGCGCCGGCACCCGGTCCTCGACCCACTCGGTCGATCCCAGGAGCCCGTACTCCTCTCCGTCCCAGGAGGCCAGCAGAATGGTGCGCCGCGGCTTCCAGCCGGAGGCGAGCGCCGCGGCCAGCCCGCGCGCCGTCTCCAGGAGCGAGGCGGTGCCGGAGTTCGGATCGACCGCGCCGTAGGTCCAGGCGTCCCGGTGGTTCCCCAGGATCACCAGGCGCTCCGCCTCCGCCGATCCGGGGATCGTGGCGATGACGTTGTAGATCGGGCGGACGGCGTAATCCATCTGCACGTCCATCTCGACCTCGGCCGGCCCGGGGCCGAGGTGGTAGGCGAACGGCAGGCCCCCCTGCCAGTCGTCCGGGACGCGATCGCCGGCGAGCGCCTTCAGGATCTTTGCGGCCTCGCCGTAGGACAGGGGGAGCGACGGGATCTTCGGGATCCCGGTCATCTGCTCGCGCGGGACGCGCTTCGCCGCCTTCGTCGAGGCGTATCCCGGCGTCGACGGGTCGCCCGGACCCGACGAGAGGAATTGCACCGATCCCCTCTGCAGGGAGGACGGCGGTCGC is a window encoding:
- a CDS encoding DUF1611 domain-containing protein — encoded protein: MDYFGNIRIKWTYSTHQVDRSKVKGLVPMSTDPDPGRLVLARVTMIGRHKEVEGTDGRKQTLFPHDVICGVLAYRYATDQFEGQPIASGATGHLLAIGGACGLVVSKNEKMIEPTCLEWIGTLADGEGKALNLRRFALRPRPTAGAPRPRTVLVVGASMNAGKTTTAAQVIRSLSGQGLRVAAAKITGTACRKDVGIMEDAGAVRVLDFTHGGHPSTAQLPAADLLLLASDLREALLEERPDFIVYEIADGIFQRETRFLLEHKAFRGTVDVVLYAAPESPSCESGVRSLRRWGYTVGAVTGPVANSRLGMEEAREASGVPCLSGEMILGGALNGALLPTPVVSSPGTARTA
- a CDS encoding M28 family metallopeptidase, translating into DPPRPRLGFIASSRDAERQAEIDMLAAPRPDRARAWLRALTEEPHVAGTPQGKKVAEYVRDRLLEFGLKAELVPYDIWLNLPVSVSLKLLKPEAVPLSLREEGILRDKDSWSDDAFPGFHGYGASGKAAGQVVYVNYGTHEDFERLESLGLSVEGRIALVRYGKVFRGLKVKEAQLRGAKAVIIYSDPQDDGYMLGDIYPDGPMRPPSSLQRGSVQFLSSGPGDPSTPGYASTKAAKRVPREQMTGIPKIPSLPLSYGEAAKILKALAGDRVPDDWQGGLPFAYHLGPGPAEVEMDVQMDYAVRPIYNVIATIPGSAEAERLVILGNHRDAWTYGAVDPNSGTASLLETARGLAAALASGWKPRRTILLASWDGEEYGLLGSTEWVEDRVPALQQNAVAYVNLDAAVTGGDLEVSGIPSLRDLIVEAAGDVAEPRHGGSVLEAWRSRKEREWARSEPAFPGQEARFELHLEPLGSGSDYTAFTHHAGIASVDFSFGGPYGVYHSIYDNLFWMEHFGDPEFLYHTAAARLYGLLAMRLAAAEIVPLRYGPYGRALARELELLRREAVRDRRVWAAAHGEPRAVEPGSQASVEARKKPAVVPDLTPIVRAIDRLTAAAGELDAALDRIQEGAAAASDAAGLARLNDALVQVERAFLDQKGLPGRSWFHHPLYAPGLTTGYASWPFPGVVQALKDRDAGAVEAQIRNVAERIDAGTQKIVAARGIADQIAANKATR